In the genome of Crassostrea angulata isolate pt1a10 chromosome 6, ASM2561291v2, whole genome shotgun sequence, the window TTGCTTATTGACGTTACTACGTTACATATTAGTCATTTGTACATAACTGCCTGAAGAGCCAGGAATGGCGAAAACGTTTGCGGTTAAtaggatcaatttgtgattttattctggatatttatcatttttaaattatatatatatatatatatatatatatatatatatatatatatatatataaaacaatgacTCAAAAAATCTCTTCTCCTATATAGAGTGCCCAATCGGGTTCTTTGGCAAGCTTTGTATACAAGCCTGCAGGTATCCTGGCTTCGGTGCCCAATGTCAAAAAACGTGTAACTGCTCTGAGGGAAATTGTAACCACATTACTGGGTGCATGATTATTCAAGGTGAGattcaagaaaaaataacatacaaCATTATTAACAAAACAGTTGAAAAATATCCGGGATTTAAAGCTGATTTTTAtcagtatttacattttaattttatgataattatgaGATTTAGCATTTAAACCAAAATGTACTAATATTCcattaataagttttttttgttgcatCTACTTACTAACAATAATATGGAGACAACTTCAAATTCAACTTCAGGATGTGAAGAGGGGTACTTTGGACAGGGCTGTATTTCACCCTGTCGATATCCAAGCTATGGAAGAAAGTGTCAGTACGAGTGTACTTGTGCTCTCAATGAATGTAATCACATTAAGGGGTGTGGAAACTGGAGAGGTATATGTTTTAATATAcgctgatttttaaaaaaatgatttatatataaaatctttattacATGCATAAACACATATGCCGATtcataatttaattgaaataatgGTTAGTTTAAAACGGTCTTtaggaattatttttaaagatacataATTTCCCAAAAGACCATCCATCATAAAATAAAGATTGTCATATATCAAATTTTTCACAATAAAGTACGAGTGCAAATGTGCCCGCTCTAAATGTAATCACATCAACGGATGTGATAACATGAAAGGTATATGACTAAGTTAGAAGTAGgaatattattcattttgaaactATCACGTACAAGTAGTGTTTCCTTGACTATTGActattgaatttcattttaacatgCTGTTCTTTATTAATCATACTTATTTCAAATTTGATCTTTTACACCAGGAAATGATGCTAGTCAATTTTACAGAGATAAAAACCATTTCCCTCTAATAatcgaatgttttagaaataaaatctaaacagAAACTTTTTGTCAGTCTGATACATTGATATTTTCTCTAGCTCAATTATTATGATGATATTCTCGAAAAGTGAATGTTTAATATTTGTCTTTAAAATCATATCGAAGAACATTTGGCAATTACGATGAGAAAACACTATGTTTTCCaaacatatttgcaaaaacGTGTGTATAGTTACGTACAGGTGAACGTTACAGCTTAATCAACAGAAATATTTACAggaaaaatgaaaacttcacTAAGATAtaccaaatattttatatattatattattatattttctgaaACCATTTGTGAATTGTTGTAGTCTTACAAAAGctgatgttttgtttttcaaatctCGAATGAGCCTTATGGGCTTTCGTAGATACATGATGTTGATCTTGTGAACTTGAAGCTATATTGAAAGATTTGAGAAAGCTATATATGTTATCTAGCTATTTTGCTTAATCTAATAtcatttctgtttttttctctcTTGTAAGACTTGCAAATATTTTGAAGATTGAAAGATCATTTCAAAAAGGTTctcaatataattataaaattttctgtAAAGTGATGTAGGCTTCCTTCATTAACTAGTGCTTACGCCTTATTTGCAGCTAAATCGCAGCTGATTTTAAAACATCTACTATAAATGCTTATATTTTAAAACCAGAAACGCTATTTCATATGCAAAAAAGGATATCCGACGTATGTGCCAATTATGGCCTATTGCAGCcgatgtttattttaaagagaTAGATGTTAAAAGTTGAAATTCTACGTCATATAAGACTAATTATTCGTTTATATAACGCTAACAATATGTTTTAGCTTTCGCTTATCTTAACGCACTTCACTTGAATTATAACGTAAATTGACACGTGTTTATCAATTGTTAGCTCTATCTTATATTAGTTACTTATTTTGAGTATAAATCCAGACGTTAACATCATGATAAGTGTCTCCAAAGATTCTGGCATTAAAggcacatttattttataatagcAATTTAAATACTTGTCATACTAGTTTAGGAGCAATTcacttattttgttttgttgacgAAGCTTTAATcagttatttatttaatttaaaaaaatagtgctTCTGATTGTAAAAAACCCAacttttattatgttttttttgcCCTTGATGTAAACCAAACGAAATACctaaatgaatacatgtatctcttgaTACCATCAAGCGTCTAAGTGAAATGATTATGATCAATAGACAAATTATACAATCAATTCAGTTGGGCAGCCTTGCTGTTTGAcagattttgttaaataaagaaatataatcgATTTTGGTCATGTATTGTATCATTCAAAGATTTCCACTTGTGGTGATGGAATTTTGGAATTCAtggatatataaaaatattttcaattttcgtCCTTGTATGCAAATCATTGTGCTCATAACATCGTTTAATTGAACCTATAGctgtatttttcatatttcatattatattttttctttgaaaacgacAGGAAACCAGATGAATACTACGAACATGGGCGGTGTAATTAAATCTAGTGATCAAACCTggcttaaaaagaaacaattcaTCAGCATCATCGCTGGGAGTTCCGTTCTATTAGTTTTTACACTGGTCGCAATAACCATGGTTGCTAGATATTGTATCCGTCACAAGACACGTAATACGGAACCTGAATTTGATTCGGAATTTAGTTCATTTCAATCCAACGAGTATGTAGCAGATATCACGGATAACATCACTTCCGTTCGGTACTGTCAACACGATGCATTTAGAGAGAACTATCAAGATGAAATATACGCAAATAGCTGCAGATAAGGAAGAagttgaaaacatttttaaaaatatgtgtttataaaaatatgcattacaAACTCTGGATGTGAATGTTGAGATtatgcaaacaaaataaatatataccattttccCCTAATACGTATGCCATTTGTACATGTGCCAGTATGTAAAAGTATGCCTTTAAGGATTTTTGTGGCATGATATTAGAACAAATAGTCCTCGACACCCCCTGACGTTTAGTTTTTATGAGAGTACGTCACAACATTGCGTTTTCAACCCTTTTGTGAAAATGTTTGGCATGGGTGTCAATTGAACCGAAGATCCCGAGTTCGAATACAATAGGGACTTTTTCATGATTAGCAATACTTTTTCAAAAGTCGATTCATACCCCAAATTTGAACTTTCTTTTGTCATCTCAAATTTATTCTTGACTTTcatatctgtaaaaaaaataaatttggtatTGTATGCAATTTTTTCCAAAAGTGTGAAGAACCCTCCTTTTTGCCGATTCGTATATAATAAGTTGTAAAGTCACCAGCAATAAAGTTCTAACAATAAGTGACAATGTCTTTAAACCCATGTGAGAAGGGTTTAGCAGCATTCAAAACTTCCTTGGTACGTTCTGTATTTCTgttgattgttacaaaagctttgtataaaaaatatataatattttccaTCAAGCCTTAATTGCTAAactcttatttaaaaaaaaaccgattACAATTGAGGTTCACTACCTTTGGCATAACTTTCACTTGATATTCCAGGAAATAACAGCTACACTAAACATTATCATATGTGTAGTT includes:
- the LOC128190513 gene encoding protein draper-like isoform X2, whose amino-acid sequence is MVMNYVWLVVLMCSVQGCEVGFSGPNCSKPCQYPSFGQQCQEECNCTQDICNIITGCAECPIGFFGKLCIQACRYPGFGAQCQKTCNCSEGNCNHITGCMIIQGCEEGYFGQGCISPCRYPSYGRKCQYECTCALNECNHIKGCGNWRGNQMNTTNMGGVIKSSDQTWLKKKQFISIIAGSSVLLVFTLVAITMVARYCIRHKTRNTEPEFDSEFSSFQSNEYVADITDNITSVRYCQHDAFRENYQDEIYANSCR